In Tenrec ecaudatus isolate mTenEca1 chromosome 4, mTenEca1.hap1, whole genome shotgun sequence, a single window of DNA contains:
- the LOC142445665 gene encoding proteoglycan 3-like, translating to MKCPPVLLLLLLGTVSALHLRKDAPKLEMPETVADPSQNLECSGEPEGELALAAKEIPSEGEASETSECKECTENEEPLDLDSAPVDKDLQCPREEETVRVVGTPGCKNCGYRLSICQRCYGGSLVSIHNFRFNSQILCAASRVNLCQVWIGGYLRCLNFHWTDGSCWNYANWAPGQPRCGCGNCVSMNTRGGGWRRTPCVQPLPFVCSR from the exons ATGAAGTGCCCTCCAGTCCTGCTGCTTCTCTTGCTGGGGACAGTTTCTGCTCTTCATCTGA GAAAGGATGCTCCCAAACTGGAGATGCCAGAGACGGTGGCAGATCCGAGTCAGAATCTAGAGTGCTCGGGGGAGCCGGAGGGAGAGTTGGCCCTCGCTGCGAAGGAGATTCCGTCAGAGGGGGAGGCGTCTGAGACTTCTGAATGTAAAGAGTGCACTGAGAATGAGGAGCCCCTGGATCTAGATTCAGCTCCCGTGGACAAGGACTTGCAGTGCCCCAGAGAAGAGGAAACCGTTCGAGTGGTGGGCACCCCTGGATGCAAGAACTGTGGATACCGGCTG AGTATCTGCCAGAGGTGCTATGGAGGTAGTCTTGTCTCCATCCATAACTTCCGCTTCAACTCCCAAATCCTGTGTGCCGCCAGTAGGGTGAACCTGTGCCAGGTCTGGATCGGAGGCTACCTTAGG TGCCTAAACTTTCATTGGACTGATGGGAGCTGCTGGAATTATGCCAACTGGGCCCCAGGACAGCCAAGGTGTGGGTGTGGCAACTGTGTGTCCATGAACACTAGAG GGGGTGGCTGGCGACGAACTCCATGCGTACAGCCTCTGCCTTTCGTCTGCTCCCGCTAA
- the LOC142445666 gene encoding proteoglycan 3-like, with the protein MKCPPILLLLLLGPISALHLKNDAPNLEQPKEVADLSRDLEGSGEQEGESALPEKEIPSEGEECATSENEELPEDDEPLDSDSEAFDEDLECPKEEDTALVLGSSECKTCSFRVVKTRRTFTNARRVCRKCYRGSLVSIHNSSFNSRIRCAVSGLNLCQVWIGAIKKGCSNRFRWIDRSCWNYSNWASGQPRCGRGRCVALSIRGGQWQRTPCRRRLPFVCSK; encoded by the exons ATGAAGTGTCCTCCGATCCTGCTGCTTCTCTTGTTGGGGCCAATTTCTGCTCTTCATCTGA AGAATGATGCCCCCAACCTGGAGCAGCCAAAGGAGGTGGCAGACTTGAGCCGGGATCTGGAAGGCtcgggggagcaggagggagagtCGGCCCTCCCTGAGAAGGAAATTCCATCAGAGGGGGAGGAGTGTGCGACTTCTGAGAATGAAGAACTCCCTGAGGACGATGAGCCcctagattctgactcagaggcctTCGACGAGGACTTGGAATGCCCCAAAGAAGAAGACACAGCTCTAGTACTGGGAAGCTCTGAGTGCAAAACTTGTAGTTTCCGGGTGGTGAAAACTCGCAGGACATTTACAAATGCTCGG AGGGTCTGCCGGAAGTGCTATAGAGGCAGCCTCGTCTCCATCCATAACTCCAGCTTCAACTCCCGGATTCGATGTGCAGTCAGTGGGCTCAACCTGTGCCAGGTGTGGATTGGAGCCATCAAGAAAGGCTGC AGTAATAGGTTTCGCTGGATCGATAGGAGCTGCTGGAATTACTCAAACTGGGCATCAGGACAGCCGCGGTGTGGGCGAGGTAGATGTGTGGCCTTAAGCATTAGAG